In the Caenorhabditis elegans chromosome X genome, one interval contains:
- the nucb-1 gene encoding NUCB1-like N-terminal domain-containing protein (Confirmed by transcript evidence), with amino-acid sequence MIKPLVIIAVLLVNDVVCPPPLRQQAEQAQAQDNVQHQPATGDAQQGQGQAQNTEQQGEYDGRHPGYQFAYTKYLEEVVKILESDPKFNERLKNMKEEDIKAGNIADHIDDLPQEVFDKLHKAKFDEIERLRKQIEEQIKADGGAHNIKMPDHLDVQELEKFHKEDLRKLIQKTVADMNVMDEQRKDDFKQYEMKKQAEEDHKLAQMTPEEREKAKSEHEESLKRHNDHEKLKHPGSKDQLQEVWEESDHLEKDQYDPKTFFALHDLNGDGFWNDFELESLFQLELEKMYNETNPDDDMKERAEEMYRMREHVMKQIDVNQDRMISMQEFLNDSDNQNSNPPKQEEWEDLGQKKVYTDEELQQFEREYAQKQEQQHPQEAVQQPPQAQQQVHPAQQPIQPVNANPPPVQNAQPPVQQQQQPPQQPPQQPPQQNLPPVHHEPIQDHTKDPTYGI; translated from the exons ATGATTAAGCCTCTAGTCATAATTGCTGTGCTACTAGTCAACGATGTCGTGTGTCCCCCGCCATTGAGACAACAAGCAGAGCAGGCCCAGGCTCAGGATAATGTTCAACACCAG cccGCCACTGGAGACGCACAACAAGGACAAGGGCAAGCTCAAAACACAGAGCAACAAGGAGAATATGATGGTCGGCACCCA GGATATCAATTCGCCTACAcaaaatatttggaagaaGTAGTGAAGATTCTTGAAAGCGACCCAAAATTTAATGAACGTCTGAAGAACATGAAAGAAGAGGACATCAAG GCAGGAAACATCGCCGATCACATTGACGACCTTCCTCAGgaagtttttgacaaattgcacAAAGCCAAGTTTGATGAAATCGAAAGACTCAGGAAGCAAATTGAAGAGCAAATCAAA gcTGATGGAGGCGCACACAACATCAAAATGCCGGACCATCTTGATGTACAAgagcttgaaaaatttcacaagGAAGATTTGAGAAAGCTGATACAGAAGACGGTGGCCGATATGAACGTCATGGACGAGCAAAGAAAAGATGACTTCAAACAATACGAAATGAAGAAACAAGCTGAAGAAGATCACAAGTTGGCTCAAATGACTCCAGAAGAACgagaaaaagcaaagtctGAACATGAAGAGTCGCTGAAAAGACACAATGATCATGAAAAGCTGAAACACCCAGGAAGCAAAGATCAGCTTCAAGAAGTTTGGGAAGAAAGTGATCAT cttgaaaaagATCAATACGatccaaaaaccttttttgcaCTTCACGACCTGAACGGAGATGGTTTCTGGAATGATTTTGAGCTGGAATCTCTTTTCCAACTAgagcttgaaaaaatgtataacgAAACCAACCCAGACGACGACATGAAAGAAAGAGCTGAGGAGATGTACCGTATGAGAGAGCACGTTATGAAGCAAATTGATGTTAATCAGGATCGCATGATCTCTATGCAAGAGTTCTTGAATGATTCTGACAATCAGAATTCAAATCCACCAAAGCAAGAAGAATGGGAAGATCTGGGACAGAAGAAAGTGTATACGGATGAAGAACTCCAGCAGTTTGAAAGAGAATATGCACAAAAACAAG AACAACAACATCCGCAAGAAGCTGTCCAACAACCACCACAG GCTCAGCAACAAGTTCACCCTGCTCAACAGCCAATTCAACCGGTGAATGCAAATCCACCACCTGTTCAAAATGCGCAACCGCCTGTGCAACAG CAACAACAACCTCCACAGCAACCACCGCAACAACCACCTCAACAAAATTTGCCCCCTGTGCACCATGAACCCATCCAAGATCACACTAAAGATCCAACATACGGAATTTAA
- the nucb-1 gene encoding NUCB1-like N-terminal domain-containing protein (Confirmed by transcript evidence): MIKPLVIIAVLLVNDVVCPPPLRQQAEQAQAQDNVQHQPATGDAQQGQGQAQNTEQQGEYDGRHPGYQFAYTKYLEEVVKILESDPKFNERLKNMKEEDIKAGNIADHIDDLPQEVFDKLHKAKFDEIERLRKQIEEQIKADGGAHNIKMPDHLDVQELEKFHKEDLRKLIQKTVADMNVMDEQRKDDFKQYEMKKQAEEDHKLAQMTPEEREKAKSEHEESLKRHNDHEKLKHPGSKDQLQEVWEESDHLEKDQYDPKTFFALHDLNGDGFWNDFELESLFQLELEKMYNETNPDDDMKERAEEMYRMREHVMKQIDVNQDRMISMQEFLNDSDNQNSNPPKQEEWEDLGQKKVYTDEELQQFEREYAQKQGWGEHAYDPQQVASEQQHPQEAVQQPPQAQQQVHPAQQPIQPVNANPPPVQNAQPPVQQQQQPPQQPPQQPPQQNLPPVHHEPIQDHTKDPTYGI; encoded by the exons ATGATTAAGCCTCTAGTCATAATTGCTGTGCTACTAGTCAACGATGTCGTGTGTCCCCCGCCATTGAGACAACAAGCAGAGCAGGCCCAGGCTCAGGATAATGTTCAACACCAG cccGCCACTGGAGACGCACAACAAGGACAAGGGCAAGCTCAAAACACAGAGCAACAAGGAGAATATGATGGTCGGCACCCA GGATATCAATTCGCCTACAcaaaatatttggaagaaGTAGTGAAGATTCTTGAAAGCGACCCAAAATTTAATGAACGTCTGAAGAACATGAAAGAAGAGGACATCAAG GCAGGAAACATCGCCGATCACATTGACGACCTTCCTCAGgaagtttttgacaaattgcacAAAGCCAAGTTTGATGAAATCGAAAGACTCAGGAAGCAAATTGAAGAGCAAATCAAA gcTGATGGAGGCGCACACAACATCAAAATGCCGGACCATCTTGATGTACAAgagcttgaaaaatttcacaagGAAGATTTGAGAAAGCTGATACAGAAGACGGTGGCCGATATGAACGTCATGGACGAGCAAAGAAAAGATGACTTCAAACAATACGAAATGAAGAAACAAGCTGAAGAAGATCACAAGTTGGCTCAAATGACTCCAGAAGAACgagaaaaagcaaagtctGAACATGAAGAGTCGCTGAAAAGACACAATGATCATGAAAAGCTGAAACACCCAGGAAGCAAAGATCAGCTTCAAGAAGTTTGGGAAGAAAGTGATCAT cttgaaaaagATCAATACGatccaaaaaccttttttgcaCTTCACGACCTGAACGGAGATGGTTTCTGGAATGATTTTGAGCTGGAATCTCTTTTCCAACTAgagcttgaaaaaatgtataacgAAACCAACCCAGACGACGACATGAAAGAAAGAGCTGAGGAGATGTACCGTATGAGAGAGCACGTTATGAAGCAAATTGATGTTAATCAGGATCGCATGATCTCTATGCAAGAGTTCTTGAATGATTCTGACAATCAGAATTCAAATCCACCAAAGCAAGAAGAATGGGAAGATCTGGGACAGAAGAAAGTGTATACGGATGAAGAACTCCAGCAGTTTGAAAGAGAATATGCACAAAAACAAG GATGGGGAGAACATGCATATGACCCACAACAAGTTGCTTCAGAACAACAACATCCGCAAGAAGCTGTCCAACAACCACCACAG GCTCAGCAACAAGTTCACCCTGCTCAACAGCCAATTCAACCGGTGAATGCAAATCCACCACCTGTTCAAAATGCGCAACCGCCTGTGCAACAG CAACAACAACCTCCACAGCAACCACCGCAACAACCACCTCAACAAAATTTGCCCCCTGTGCACCATGAACCCATCCAAGATCACACTAAAGATCCAACATACGGAATTTAA